CTCTCCCGTGAGCAGGGTGGTGATGATGCCCACGGCCATCAATACCCCCATGACGCCATATGCCAGTGACCAGCTTCCCACGGCTGCAATATGGAGCACCCCGGCCCCGGCCACAAGCAGGGCGATTCGGTAGCCGGTGACATAAGCCGCAGCCATGGCCGCCTGCAGATGCCTGGCCACGGCTTCCACCCGGTAGGCGTCAACAGCAACGTCCTGGGTGGCTGATCCCAGCGCGGCAATCACTGCCCAGACGGCCACCAGCCAAAGCTGATCCACGGGATCGGCGGCCGCCATGCCCAGAAAAGACAAACCCACGGCTGTTTGCGCCGCCAGCATCCAGGCCCTGCGGCGGCCCAGTACCCGGGTCAGCCAGGGCAGGGGGGCGCGATCCACCACAGGGGCCCAGAAAACCTTTATGGAATGGGCGATGCCCACCCAGGAAAGAAACCCGATGGCTGCCAGTTCCACGCCCAGATCCCGCAGCCAGGCGGTAAACGTGCCGCCCACCAGCAGCAGGGGCAGGCCTGCTGAAAACCCGAGAAACAGCATTCCCGTCACCCGCGGATGCAGGTATACCCGCCAGCCGCGGTAAGGTGCGCCAGAATTTGGAAAATCCTGTGTCAAGACGGTTTTATCTCTTGGTTGATTATGATGGTTTCGTAAAAAGCTTTTTACCGCGTCCGCTGTTGTTGCAGGAAGAAAGCCCTGCGGTCGGCGTCAGCTTTTTTGCTCCTGATCGTTTTTGCGGATTCATCAAATGCCTTTGCTTAAAATTTGCAAATTCGCCCTGCTTTTTTCCAACAGTTTAAGTCTTCACGCAAAAACGCTCAATGTCGCTTCAAAAGCAGACCCCGCCCTTGAACTTCCTTGGAAGTGTTTCACCCGGGCTGCCGCCCGGGACCGAGCTATAACAGTAACTTTCCCTGAAGTTACTTTGAAGAATTAGATATGTTGCTCCGGGCTTCTTTGGTGTGAAAATTTGCACACAGTCAGCCATGATGCCGGCCCGGGGGTGGTTTGCGAGTCGCATTGAGCGCGCAAGCGGTCAGCAGGGAGCAAAGCACCCCCGGGTCGGCATCATGCGAAAAATACAGAACCAAGCACTAACAGCTATGGCCGGCCCCAATCTCTATGGTGTGGATTTGTCAGCTTACGACAAGTCCTGATTCCATGTCAATGGGGGCTTGGTGGTCCATGCAAGGGCCGGGTTTCTCCTTGCTGTTTCACCGGCAATGGTTAAACTTTTATAAGGCAATCAATCTTTAATCACGGAACACAAATGAACCCTGACCCGATCACAAACCCTCTTGGCCCGGCCCTGCGGGATTTTTTCATCTCTGCTGATGCCTCCGGGCACAAGCGCGCATACCTGCAAATCAGTGAAGCCCTGCAAAACCCCCTGCCCCGGGTCAACGACTGGCGACAGGTTGAATATGCGTTTACCCGACTGTTTGTGGGGCCAAAATCACTGGAGGCCCCGCCCTTTGCCTCGGTGTACCTGGAAACCGAACCGCTTGTCATGGGGCCCACCACCATGATGGTCCGATCGGTCTATGAAATGATGGGTCTGGTTTCGCCCTGGAAAAATGCGCTGCCGGAAGATCATGTCAGTCTGGAGCTGGATGCGGCTTTGGTCATGGAAAATGCCGCGCAGCAGGGCGGGTCCGCCGAACTCGATGAGCTGCGGCAATTTTTCGTGTGCCGGCACATGGCCGCCTGGATACCCGCATTTGTCAAACGTGTCAGCCAGGCAGAGTCCGCGCATCCGGCCATTGTCCGGGCCGCAAAGCTTGCCGGCCAATGGGTGGATGACCAGGCCGTGCTTATCAATGCGCAGAGAAATCAACACCTGAAACAGGGAGGATGGAATGGATAAACGGGATGCAGAAAGCGTAAAACAGGCCATCGGATGTCCCATGTCGCGCAGGAAATTTCTCCGGTGCCTGGCTGCCGCGGGCGCGCTGGCAGCAATGCCGGGCGGCCTGCTGAGGTCTTTTGACGCCAAAGCCGGGAAAATCATCTATGAGGGCGACTATGAAATATACCGCAACGCCTGCCCGCGCAACTGCTATGACACCTGCTCCATTAAAAGCTATGTAAAAGACGGCGTGCTGCAGTTTATCGAAGGCGCCAAGGAATCGACCTTTACCGACGGCGGCCTGTGCGTCAAGGGCTATGCCTACACGCGCCGGCCCTACAGCCCGGACCGGATCAAGTACCCCATGATCCAGGACGGGCGGGGCTCGGGCAACTGGCGGCGCATTTCCTGGGACGAGGCCATGGACATGATCGCCAAAAAGCTCGTGGAGATCAATGACAAGGACGACTCCATGCTCGGCCTGGGCCTGACCAAGTATTCCGGCAACTTCGGGATCACCAACTACGCAGTGGAGGGCATGATGACCTCGCTTGGCTACACAACACGCCTTGTGGGAACACCGTGCTGGCCCGCGGGTATTGACGCCCAGAATTACGACCTGGGCGACATGTGGTGCAATGATCCGGAGGACATGGTCAACTCGCGCTATATTATCCTGTGGGGCGCCAATCCGGCCTGGAATTCCGTGCACACCATGAAATACATTTACGCGGCACAGGACCGGGGCGCCAAGGTGGTCTGCATCGACCCGGTGTTCACTCAGACCGCGGCCAAGGCCGATGTTTACTGGCAGGTTGACACCTCCATGGACGGCGCCCTGGCTTTGGGCATGGCCAGGCACATCCTGGACAAGGGGCTTTTTGACAAAGCCTGGGTTGAGGAAAATTCCGTGGGGTTTAACGAGTTTGCCGACTATCTGCGAAATGAGATCACTGTGCAGTGGGCCTCGGAAAAATCCGGCATTCCGCAGCAGCAGATTGTTGAGGTTGCAGAGGAGTTTGCCGCGGCAAAGCCGGCCACCATATGGATCGGCTACGGCCTGCAGCGCCATGTCAACGGCGGGGCCACGGTGCGCTCCATTGACGCGCTGGCCGCAATGACCGGAAACGTCGGCAAGACCGGCGGCGGTGCCCGTTACGGCCATATGCGCACCTGGGGCTTTAACTACCACGCCCTGCTCCAGAAGCGCCCCGAGGGCGCAAAGGGGTTTCTGGGCGGCAAAGGCCCCAAGGGCGACTTTGACTTTTCCGGCGATGAAGAGGCTGAATACACGGATCGGGCATTGAACATCAACAAGACCGCGGAGATGCTTCTGACAGCCGATGATCCGCCCATCCGGGTTCTCTGGATTTCGTGCAAGAACGTGCTTTCCCAGGACTTTGACCGGCCCAGGATGCTCGAAGCCTTCAAGAAGCCCGAACTCATCGTCAGTGTGGAGCAGTTTTTCACCCAGACAGTGGAACTCTCGGATATCGTGCTGCCGGTGACCACGTTGTTTGAGGAATCCACCATCAACGCAAGCTACTGGCATTACTGGCTGTCTGTCAACGAGCAGGGCATAAAACCCATGTATGAGGCCAAGTCCAACACCGAGATCGCGGCCGCGCTTTCCGCACGCATGAACAAACTCAAGCCCGGCTCCTGCACTTTCCCCACGGAAGTCGATACCCGGCAGTGGATGATCAAGGAGTTTAACCAGGACATTTACGACCTGTTTGGCATCGATTCCTGGCAGGACCTGAAAAAGGGCCCGGCCAAGGCCAAAATGCATCCGGCATCCTGGCATGACCTGGAATTCGGCACGCCTTCGAAAAAATACGAATTCAGGTCCGATCTCTGCGCACAACACGGCCACCAGGCCCTGCCAAAGTTCAAGGCGGCCAGAAAACCCTATGACAAGCTCCGGCTGCTGACCCCACACACCAAGTTCGGCATTCATTCCCAGTTTATCAACATTGACTGGATGGAGGAGTTTAACAAAAAACCTTACTGCTACCTGCATCCCACGGCTGCCAGTGAGCGGGGAATCACAGACGGTGATCAGGTCCGGGTTTTCAACAAGGTCGGGGAGGTGGAACTCGAGGTCAAACTTACGCAAAATGTGCCCGCAGACGTGGTCATGATGTATGAGGCCTGGTTTCGAAACAATGCCTACAACTGCCAGAACGTGGTGGACGACACCTCATCGGATATGGGCAAATACAAGACCGGCGCACCCGGTGTGGCCATACACGATCAGTTCGCAGATGTGGAAAAGGTATAAGGAGGCATAGAGCATGAAAAAACAGCTTGCATTCTATATTGACGCCAAACGCTGCATCGGCTGCTTTACCTGCGCCATGGCCTGCAAGAACCAGTACCACCAGGAAAGCGGCGTGATCTGGCGCGATGTTTACGAACTCAAGGAAGAGATCTACCCCCACCGGGAGCGGGCGTTTTATTCCCTGGCCTGCAATCACTGCGAAAACCCCACGTGCCTTAACGTCTGCCCGGTTGTGGCCTATTACAAGCGCGAGGCCGACGGCGTGGTTGTCCACGAGCAGGACAAATGCATCGGCTGCGGCAACTGTATCCGTTCCTGTCCCTATGGTGCCCCGCGTTATAACCCGGTGCTCAAAAGAGCGGAAAAATGCAGCTTCTGCTGGCAGCGGCTCGATGACGACCGAAAGCCGGCATGCGTTTTGAGCTGCCCCACCGAAGCGCTGCAGATCGTGGACCTTGCAGAATTCGACGAGGCAAACGCGGTGCAGTACCCGGCCGGATTTCCGCGTTATCCTTCCCTGAATCCGTCCGTGCGGTTCCGCCTGCCGGCCATGCCCAAAATGATAAGGAGGAAATTATGAGCCAGATGGAAATGCCCCTGGTCATATTTACGGTTTTGAGCCAGACCGCAGTGGGCCTTGTGGCCATCAGCGCCATACGCCAGCACGCCGCAGATGGCCCGGCCGGCAGTGTCCGGCCGGAGTGGATGACAGCCGTGCTTTTGCTCATCGCAGGGCTTGTGGCATCATTGTTTCACCTGGGCCATCCCCTGGGTGCGCCCATGGCGATCAAGCACCTGGGCAATGCCTGGCTTTCCAGGGAGGCCCTGGGGATCGGGGTGTTCACGGCCCTGGTGATCGTGGGGTTTCTAAGCGCCAGGGGCAGGGTCAATGCCGGCCTGTCATTTGCCGCAGCCGCCGTCGGGCTGATCGCCCTGTTTTTTACGGGCATGACCTATTCGCCGCCGGGTTTTCCCGCGCTAAACAATGTCATGCCTTTTGTGTTTTTCCTGCTCACCGCAGCCATGGTGGGTGCGGGCTTTGCCTCGTATTTCACGCCTGCAGAAAAAATGCCCATGATAACCCGGATTCTGGCCGTAAGCCTCATTGTCGGGCTCGTGGTTTACCTGGTGGTACCGTTTCTCTGGCTTTCGGGCGGCACGGTGATGCGCCAGACCGGCCTGAACTACATTTTCTCGCCGCTGTACTGGGCCAGGATCGTTGTGGGTCTTGTTGTGCCGCTTATAGCGATATGGAGAATGAGAACAGTTCCGGCCTGGGTGCCGGTTCTTGTTCTGGCCGGAGAACTCATTGGGCGCATTGCCTTTTTTTCTCTTGCTGTGCATGCGTCGGCAAATATGGGCGGTATTTACTAGAAATGATGTGCCGGATTTTTATACTTGCTGTTTTAATAAGCGGGCTGGCTGCGCCCTTGGGGGCAGCCGGTCTTTCCGGCTATACGGCGGAAATCAAAGAGCCGGAACAGCAGGGAAAAACAGGTGAGTCCATATATTTCACCGTTGTTCTCAATCCCCGTGAACCGGCTTCCGGCTACCATGTCAGCACCCTGGTAGACGTAGTCGACGCCCCGCAAATGCCGGAAATCACCCCGGGCTTTCCCAGGATCCGGATTGTATGCAATCAGGCCGGTATTTACAAGCTTATGATCCGGGTCAGCCTCGTGGGCAAGTCCAGTTGCGCCGGAGTGGCGTATCAGCCTGTGGCCAAACAACCCGTGACCCTCCGCATTCAATAATTCCTACATGATTTTGATTCTGATTTTCATCTTTGCACCTGAATCACATTGCTGTTTTTGTCAAAATTGATGGCACCGTAAATTGTGCGCATCAATGATTTTTTCCAAAACCACCGGTTGACCAAACCTGCTGGAATGTTTTATAAAACGGATTTACCCGCTTTTGCGGCAATTGGTTTTTTCTGGTGAATCAACATTGTCTGATATACACTAACATTTTACAGCTTCCAAGATTTAATAACCGATTGTCTCCAACCCAAACAGGTTGAAAACCATTTGACCGACATCTCCAGACATCTTCGTTTTGCCCTTGGGCTGCTGGTGGCCACCACGCTGTTTGGGACCTTCGGATACATGATCATCGAAGGCTGGGGTTTGCTGGATGCCACCTACATGACCGTTATCACCATGACCACCGTGGGTTATGGCGAGGTCCATACCATGAGCTACACCGGCCGGGTATTTACCATATTTCTGGTGGCCATGGGCGCCGTGTCTTTTCTGTATGTCACCAGTGCGCTGGTGCAGTTTCTGGTGGAAACGCAAATCCGGACCATTTTCGGGAGGCGGGTATTGGACAAGAAAATCAAGCAAATGACAGATCATTATATCGTGTGCGGATATGGCCGCATCGGCCTGGTGCTGTGCAACAGCTTCCGGGCCCACGGCATTGAGCCCGTGGTGATTGAAAAGGAGCAAAGCCGCATCGAGCAGATGGAATCTGAAAATATTCTGCATATATCCGGGGATGCCACCGAGGAGGATATTTTGCTGCGGGCAGGAGTTTCCCATGCCAGGGTCCTGATTGCCGCCCTGGCAACGGATACGGACAACGTGTTTCTGGTGCTGACCGCCCGCCAGCTCAACCCGGATATTTTCATCCTGGCCCGGGCCAGCAGTGTCAAGGCCAGGGCAAAACTTTTTGCCGCAGGTGCCAACCGGGTGGAATCGCCGTACGAAGTCGGCGCGGTGAGTATGGCCCAGCGACTGCTGCGGCCGTCGGTGACCAGTTTTCTGGACCTGGTTTTTACCTATAACCGAAAAGATATTCAGATGGATGAAATCCCGGTGGAGGAAAGTTCCCCGCTTGCCGGGGTTATGCTCAAAGACTCAGGGATCCGGCAAAAATACAATCTGATCATCATTGCCGTGAAAACTCCGGATGGGGAGATGTTGTTCAATCCTTCCCATGAAACCCTGATCCGGCCGGGGGATACGGTGATTGCCATGGGCAAAACAGATAACCTCGCGGAACTGGAAAAAGAGCTCCAGCCCAACGGGGCCAAAAAAGTCTATCAATGATGCAGCAACCAACCTGGGAAGCCAACCCACCCCTTTTTATTTTTCGTGTATCACCTGCCCGCGGGAGGTAAAAGAAACACCTTGCTGGATCTGGGTTCCGATCATGATGGTCTCTGCGATGGGCGGATTGACAGATGTGTTTTTTCCCGATTGCCACTTAACCATGAAATTGGCGCCTGACCCGCCGCTGCTGTCGCTCTGGGCCACGACATAGCGAACCGATTCCAGGGGCTTAAGCGTTAAGGGGGTATCCAGATATTTTCTTAGAATCTTGCCCTGGGTTTGGTAATAGTCCACCTGGGTGACTTGAATCCCATGGTTCGGATCGGTGTTTCGGATGCTTAAGGTAACAGTGAGCAAAAACGGCTTTTCCCTGTCTCCGCTGTAAATGTGGGAATATGCCGGCACATAGATGGTCTGCCCCTGTGAAAGGCCGTTTTTTTCTGCTGCAGCCGGCCCGGGGGCGGCCAGCAGATGGAAAGACAACACAAATACCCACATCAAGCCGATCCAGATATTTTTCATGATTTTTCTTTGCTCCTGAAATTTTTTTTAACCGCCCACCACTCGGTTGCGGCCGTTTCTCTTGGCTTCATAGAGGCAGGCATCGGCCCGTTTCATCACATCTTCTATGCTGGCATCTGTGTCGGCAAACTCACTGATCCCCACACTGATGGTGATTTTATCCGCTGATTCCCGGTCTTCCATTCTTAATTGCTCTGAGATTTGCCGCAGCCGCTCTGCCTGCTGATATGCATTTTCTGCATTTGTTTCCGGAAGGAGCACGGCAAATTCTTCTCCGCCGATTCGGTAGAGGGAATCGACTTGCCGGAGCTGAGCCGTGCAATTTTGCGTAAGCCGGCACAGCACTTTATCCCCTGTGCTGTGGCCGAAGCTGTCGTTAATCCGCTTGAAATGATCAATGTCAAATGTGATCAGCGCTGTCGGCCGGTCATACCGCTTGAATTTGCGAAAACACTTGTTGAGTTGTTCAAGAAACTTGCGCCGGTTGAAAATGCCTGTCAGGGCGTCGGTTTCACTCATCCGCTGCAGCTTTATTTCCAGTTCGTGCTGGGAGGTGATATTGCGTGCCGACCATACCACGGTACGTTCGCCCTGAAGGGTTACGGGCAGCGGCTGGATCCGGCCTTCAAAATGAATATCCCCGTCCGGCCCGGGGGCTTTTTCCAGGCCTTTGACGTCCTTTTGGGAAAGCGTGTATTGAACTGTCCTGAGCCGGTTTTGCGCCAATGTTTTCCGGATCTGCTCCAGAAACCAGTCTGCCTTGTCTTTTGGCATCACGTTATACAGAGACAGGCCTTTTAAATCATCACCGTCATGATAATACGCCGGGTCCTTGCCGCCGGCGATTTCCAGGTAATGCCCGCTTTCCGTGATTACAAACACCGGGTCTGGCAGGGCTTTTACCATTGCTCGGAGCAGTTCAATTTCAGAATCCATAAGTCATTTGTTTCCGGTTTCGCGTCCGTGAAAAGTTGTTATTCCTTCAAAGTCTTTTTTGGGACTTATGTTTCCTGCTGTGCGAGCGCCTCGCGCACCTTTGATCCCAGATCCTGCATGGAAAAAGGTTTTTGAATGAATTGCACGCCATTGTCCAGCACTCCGCGATGGGCAATGGCTTCTTCGGTATAGCCTGAAATGTAGATGGTTTTGATCTCCGGCTGCAGAAGATGAATCTGCGCGGCCAGATCCCGGCCGTTCATTTCCGGCATCACCACATCAGTGATGAGCAGTTCGATTTCACCCTCATATTCTTCGGCCAGTCTTAATGCGGCAGCCGGCCGGGCCGCGGTTAAGACCGTGTAGCCCAGGTTTGTCAGCATCTCTTTGCCCATTTGCAGAATGGCCGGCTCATCTTCGACTATCAGGACGGTTTCAGAGCCGGTGGGTGTCTGTTTTCCGGATTTTTGTGCTGGCGCGGATACAGATTCAGGTGATGTGTGGCCGGGCAGGTATATTTTGACCGTGGTCCCCTCTCCGGGTTCGCTGTATATATTGATAAACCCGCTATTCTGCTTGACAATCCCGTAAACTGTGGGCAGGCCCAGACCGGATCCCTCCCCGATATCCTTGGTTGTAAAAAAAGGTTCAAAGGCTTTGTCAAGGACATCCCTGTCCATGCCGCAGCCGTTGTCGCTTACCCCCAGCAGGACATAATTGCCCGGAGTGGATTCCGCATTAGTTTTGCAGCCGTCATGGTCGAAAACAACATTTTTTGTCTCTATTGTCATTTTTCCCACGTCAAATATGGCATCCCGGGCGTTGACGGCAAGGTTGGCCATAATCTGGTCAACCTGGGCAGGGTCCATTTTGACCGGCCACAAATTGTTTCCCGGATGCCACGCAAGATCAATGTTTTCGCCGATGAGACGCTGCAGCATTTTCAGCAGGCTTGAAACCGTGTCATTCAAATCAATTTGCACGGGGCTGATTGTCTGTTTCCGGGCAAACGCCAGCAATTGTCTGACAATATCGGCTGAATGCAGGCCGGCGCGATAAATTTCCCGGATATTGGCATAGATCGGATCTGAGGTCTCAAGGGTGTCAAGCGCCATTTCGGCATAGCCGTTAATGATGGAAAGCTTGTTGTTGAAATCATGGGCCACGCCGCCGGCCAGGCGGCCAATGGACTGCATCTTCTGCGCTTGATAAAGCTGGGCCTGCAGCTTTTCATGCTCTTTTTCCACATGCTTTCGTTCGGTTATATCCCTTACATATTCCACAAGACCGGTGATCTTGTCATCGCCTTCCTGTTTGATGGGAAAAGAAAACAGCTCCACCCATTTCAATGGCGAATCTTCATAAGGCGCTCCTTGAATGACCTCCATTTCAACGCCGCCGGATTCAAGGCATCGCAGGGAGGGGCAATTCGGGCAGGGTTTATCTCTGTTATGATAGGCCTGATAGCATTTTTGCCCTTCAAGCGGCCCGGACTGA
Above is a window of Desulfosalsimonas propionicica DNA encoding:
- a CDS encoding 4Fe-4S dicluster domain-containing protein, which produces MKKQLAFYIDAKRCIGCFTCAMACKNQYHQESGVIWRDVYELKEEIYPHRERAFYSLACNHCENPTCLNVCPVVAYYKREADGVVVHEQDKCIGCGNCIRSCPYGAPRYNPVLKRAEKCSFCWQRLDDDRKPACVLSCPTEALQIVDLAEFDEANAVQYPAGFPRYPSLNPSVRFRLPAMPKMIRRKL
- a CDS encoding dimethyl sulfoxide reductase anchor subunit family protein, with the translated sequence MSQMEMPLVIFTVLSQTAVGLVAISAIRQHAADGPAGSVRPEWMTAVLLLIAGLVASLFHLGHPLGAPMAIKHLGNAWLSREALGIGVFTALVIVGFLSARGRVNAGLSFAAAAVGLIALFFTGMTYSPPGFPALNNVMPFVFFLLTAAMVGAGFASYFTPAEKMPMITRILAVSLIVGLVVYLVVPFLWLSGGTVMRQTGLNYIFSPLYWARIVVGLVVPLIAIWRMRTVPAWVPVLVLAGELIGRIAFFSLAVHASANMGGIY
- a CDS encoding potassium channel family protein; the protein is MTDISRHLRFALGLLVATTLFGTFGYMIIEGWGLLDATYMTVITMTTVGYGEVHTMSYTGRVFTIFLVAMGAVSFLYVTSALVQFLVETQIRTIFGRRVLDKKIKQMTDHYIVCGYGRIGLVLCNSFRAHGIEPVVIEKEQSRIEQMESENILHISGDATEEDILLRAGVSHARVLIAALATDTDNVFLVLTARQLNPDIFILARASSVKARAKLFAAGANRVESPYEVGAVSMAQRLLRPSVTSFLDLVFTYNRKDIQMDEIPVEESSPLAGVMLKDSGIRQKYNLIIIAVKTPDGEMLFNPSHETLIRPGDTVIAMGKTDNLAELEKELQPNGAKKVYQ
- a CDS encoding sensor domain-containing diguanylate cyclase is translated as MDSEIELLRAMVKALPDPVFVITESGHYLEIAGGKDPAYYHDGDDLKGLSLYNVMPKDKADWFLEQIRKTLAQNRLRTVQYTLSQKDVKGLEKAPGPDGDIHFEGRIQPLPVTLQGERTVVWSARNITSQHELEIKLQRMSETDALTGIFNRRKFLEQLNKCFRKFKRYDRPTALITFDIDHFKRINDSFGHSTGDKVLCRLTQNCTAQLRQVDSLYRIGGEEFAVLLPETNAENAYQQAERLRQISEQLRMEDRESADKITISVGISEFADTDASIEDVMKRADACLYEAKRNGRNRVVGG
- a CDS encoding molybdopterin-dependent oxidoreductase, with translation MDKRDAESVKQAIGCPMSRRKFLRCLAAAGALAAMPGGLLRSFDAKAGKIIYEGDYEIYRNACPRNCYDTCSIKSYVKDGVLQFIEGAKESTFTDGGLCVKGYAYTRRPYSPDRIKYPMIQDGRGSGNWRRISWDEAMDMIAKKLVEINDKDDSMLGLGLTKYSGNFGITNYAVEGMMTSLGYTTRLVGTPCWPAGIDAQNYDLGDMWCNDPEDMVNSRYIILWGANPAWNSVHTMKYIYAAQDRGAKVVCIDPVFTQTAAKADVYWQVDTSMDGALALGMARHILDKGLFDKAWVEENSVGFNEFADYLRNEITVQWASEKSGIPQQQIVEVAEEFAAAKPATIWIGYGLQRHVNGGATVRSIDALAAMTGNVGKTGGGARYGHMRTWGFNYHALLQKRPEGAKGFLGGKGPKGDFDFSGDEEAEYTDRALNINKTAEMLLTADDPPIRVLWISCKNVLSQDFDRPRMLEAFKKPELIVSVEQFFTQTVELSDIVLPVTTLFEESTINASYWHYWLSVNEQGIKPMYEAKSNTEIAAALSARMNKLKPGSCTFPTEVDTRQWMIKEFNQDIYDLFGIDSWQDLKKGPAKAKMHPASWHDLEFGTPSKKYEFRSDLCAQHGHQALPKFKAARKPYDKLRLLTPHTKFGIHSQFINIDWMEEFNKKPYCYLHPTAASERGITDGDQVRVFNKVGEVELEVKLTQNVPADVVMMYEAWFRNNAYNCQNVVDDTSSDMGKYKTGAPGVAIHDQFADVEKV
- a CDS encoding TorD/DmsD family molecular chaperone, with protein sequence MNPDPITNPLGPALRDFFISADASGHKRAYLQISEALQNPLPRVNDWRQVEYAFTRLFVGPKSLEAPPFASVYLETEPLVMGPTTMMVRSVYEMMGLVSPWKNALPEDHVSLELDAALVMENAAQQGGSAELDELRQFFVCRHMAAWIPAFVKRVSQAESAHPAIVRAAKLAGQWVDDQAVLINAQRNQHLKQGGWNG
- a CDS encoding DUF3124 domain-containing protein, with product MKNIWIGLMWVFVLSFHLLAAPGPAAAEKNGLSQGQTIYVPAYSHIYSGDREKPFLLTVTLSIRNTDPNHGIQVTQVDYYQTQGKILRKYLDTPLTLKPLESVRYVVAQSDSSGGSGANFMVKWQSGKNTSVNPPIAETIMIGTQIQQGVSFTSRGQVIHEK